The following coding sequences lie in one Nerophis lumbriciformis linkage group LG02, RoL_Nlum_v2.1, whole genome shotgun sequence genomic window:
- the slc18a3a gene encoding probable vesicular acetylcholine transporter-A: MEESTPQAPNLAQTAASKLSQMGERTKQLGTAMQDPVRQNRLILVIVCVVLLLDNMLYMVIVPIIPDYLEELQKAADRAQAPPQGNFSNATAHHAAKGNFDMQIGILFASKAIVQLLVNPLSGTFIDRVGYDIPLVIGLSIMFLSTLVFAFAENYGTLFVARSMQGIGSAFADTSGIALIADRYTEEAERSKALGIALAFISFGSLVAPPFGGVLYEFAGKRVPFLILAAVCLVDGVLCLLVLKPFSNRERANMPVGTPMYKLMMDPYIAVVAGALTICNIPLAFLEPTIAKWMEETMRASQWEIGMTWFPAFFPHVLGVFLTVKLAAKYPHLQWFYGAIGMVFIGASSCTVPACKNFGELMIPLCGICFGIAFVDTALLPTLGFLVDVRHVSVYGSVYAIADISYCVAYAMGPVVAGKIVHDLGFVQLNLGMGLANVLYAPALLLLRNVAQMRPSYSERNMLLEDGTSGLYDSIKMEQKEKKRKGLCTAIDENGIETFVQRSFSEEESSGGEYA, translated from the coding sequence ATGGAGGAGAGCACGCCACAAGCCCCCAATCTGGCGCAGACGGCCGCCTCCAAGCTGTCGCAAATGGGGGAAAGAACTAAACAACTGGGAACGGCCATGCAAGACCCCGTTCGGCAGAATCGCCTCATCCTGGTCATCGTGTGCGTGGTGCTCCTCCTGGACAACATGCTGTACATGGTGATCGTGCCCATCATCCCGGACTACCTGGAAGAGCTGCAGAAGGCGGCGGACCGCGCTCAGGCGCCCCCGCAGGGTAACTTCTCCAACGCCACCGCGCACCACGCAGCCAAGGGCAACTTTGACATGCAGATCGGGATCCTGTTCGCCTCCAAAGCCATCGTGCAGCTGCTGGTCAACCCCTTGAGCGGCACCTTCATCGACCGGGTGGGCTACGACATCCCGCTCGTCATCGGCCTCAGCATCATGTTCCTGTCCACCCTGGTCTTCGCCTTCGCCGAGAACTACGGCACCTTGTTCGTGGCTCGCAGCATGCAGGGCATCGGCTCGGCCTTCGCCGACACCTCCGGGATCGCCCTGATCGCGGACCGCTACACGGAGGAGGCGGAGCGGAGCAAGGCGCTGGGCATAGCCCTGGCCTTCATCTCCTTCGGGAGCCTGGTGGCGCCCCCCTTCGGCGGGGTCCTGTACGAGTTCGCAGGGAAGCGAGTGCCCTTCCTGATCCTGGCCGCCGTGTGCCTCGTCGACGGGGTCCTGTGCCTCCTGGTGCTCAAGCCTTTCTCCAACCGGGAGAGGGCGAACATGCCGGTGGGCACCCCCATGTACAAGCTCATGATGGACCCCTACATCGCGGTGGTGGCCGGGGCGCTGACAATCTGCAACATCCCCTTAGCCTTCCTGGAGCCCACCATCGCCAAGTGGATGGAGGAGACCATGAGAGCCAGCCAGTGGGAGATCGGCATGACGTGGTTCCCCGCCTTCTTCCCCCACGTCCTGGGGGTGTTCCTCACCGTCAAGCTGGCCGCCAAGTACCCGCACCTGCAGTGGTTCTACGGCGCCATCGGCATGGTGTTCATCGGCGCCAGCTCCTGCACGGTGCCGGCTTGCAAGAACTTCGGGGAGCTCATGATCCCGCTGTGCGGGATCTGCTTCGGCATCGCCTTCGTGGACACGGCGCTGCTGCCCACACTGGGCTTCCTGGTGGACGTGCGCCACGTCTCCGTGTACGGCAGCGTGTACGCCATCGCGGACATCTCCTACTGCGTGGCCTACGCCATGGGCCCGGTGGTGGCCGGCAAGATCGTGCACGACCTGGGCTTCGTGCAGCTCAACCTGGGCATGGGTCTGGCCAACGTGCTCTACGCGCCGGCCCTGCTCCTGCTGAGGAACGTGGCCCAGATGAGGCCGTCCTACTCGGAGAGGAACATGCTGCTGGAGGACGGCACCTCGGGACTTTACGACTCCATCAAGATGGAGcagaaggagaagaagaggaaAGGCCTGTGCACCGCCATCGACGAGAACGGCATCGAGACCTTCGTGCAGCGCTCCTTCTCCGAGGAGGAATCCTCAGGTGGAGAatatgcgtaa
- the chata gene encoding choline O-acetyltransferase, with product MPVLNQEPSKDLAPRDSLPKLPLPALKDTLDTYLRCVKHLLTAEQFETTQEAVKHFGTPGGVGELLNRKLMERREKEANWVYDYWLNDMYLNNRLALPVNSSPALVFPSQNFSAPIDSLRFAANLIAGILEYKNQLDTRTLPADYARGQLGGTFLCMEQYYRIFTSYRVPGQERDTLVAQDSTVMAEPEHIIVACKNQLFVLDVVINFRRLSTQDLLTQLEKIIKMAENQDERQPPIGLLTSDGRREWAEARSVLMRESTNRDSLDMIERCLCLVCLDDASGTELTDSTRAVLMLHGGGVTMNGGNRWYDKSVQFVVGADGCCGVVCEHSPFEGIILVQCMEYLLKYTMCSPSKLVRAASVSELPAPRRLRWKCTPGMHKLLTFSEDKLQRLVKNLDMNVHKFHHYGKELIKKLKMSPDAFVQVALQLAYYRCHGRQVSTYESASMRRFKDGRVDNIRSATPEALDFVRAMSDGSTSVSSSEKMELLQGAITAQTKYSTLAIMGMAIDNHLLGLREIARELKIDKPEMFKNEAYHISNHFLLSTSQVPTAVEMFCCYGPVVPDGYGVCYNPQSDHFVFSVSSFRESPHTCSSKFVNSLERGLLDMRDLCHKSSSNPHAPRQAKTTETSTQKKPADLSKKQGSQ from the exons ATGCCTGTTCTCAACCAGGAGCCCTCCAAAGATTTGGCCCCCcgtgat AGTCTGCCAAAACTGCCCCTACCGGCGCTGAAGGACACGCTGGACACATACCTGAGGTGCGTGAAACACCTGCTGACAGCGGAGCAGTTCGAAACAACACAAGAGGCGGTGAAGCACTTTGGCACCCCCGGTGGCGTGGGGGAGCTACTGAACAGAAAGCTCATGGAGAGGCGGGAGAAGGAGGCCAActgg GTGTATGACTACTGGTTAAATGACATGTACCTCAACAACAGACTTGCACTGCCGGTCAACTCCAGCCCTGCGTTGGTCTTCCCGTCACAGAACTTCAGCGCTCCTATAGATTCCctcag GTTTGCTGCAAACTTGATAGCTGGAATTCTAGAGTATAAAAACCAACTTGATAC ACGTACTTTACCTGCGGACTACGCCCGAGGTCAGCTGGGCGGTACCTTTCTGTGTATGGAGCAGTATTATCGGATCTTTACCTCCTACCGGGTACCGGGCCAAGAGAGGGACACGCTAGTGGCGCAGGACAGTACTGTGATGGCGGAACCGGAACACATCATTGTGGCATGTAAAAACCAG CTATTTGTGCTGGACGTGGTGATCAATTTTCGGCGCCTGAGTACCCAAGACCTCCTGACTCAGCTGGAGAAGATCATAAAAATGGCTGAAAATCAAGACGAGCGGCAGCCACCGATCGGTCTACTTACCTCCGATGGACGCAGAGAGTGGGCAGAGGCTCGCAGCGTGCTCATGAGAG AGTCAACCAACAGGGACTCATTGGACATGATCGAGCGCTGCCTTTGTTTGGTCTGTCTGGATGACGCCAGCGGGACCGAGCTGACCGACTCCACTCGGGCCGTGTTGATGTTGCACGGGGGAGGAGTGACAATGAACGGGGGAAACCGCTGGTACGACAAGAGTGTACAG TTTGTCGTAGGTGCCGACGGCTGTTGCGGAGTCGTGTGTGAGCATTCACCGTTTGAAGGGATTATTCTGGTGCAGTGCATGGAGTACCTTCTCAAGTACAC GATGTGTAGCCCGTCCAAGCTGGTGAGAGCTGCAAGTGTGAGCGAGCTCCCGGCTCCAAGACGACTCCGCTGGAAATGCACCCCAGGGATGCACAAACTCCTCACCTTCTCTGAAGACAAACTTCAAAG GCTTGTGAAGAATCTCGACATGAACGTCCACAAATTCCACCATTATGGGAAAGAATTGATCAAGAAGCTGAAAATGAGTCCAGATGCCTTCGTCCAGGTGGCTCTTCAGTTGGCCTACTACAG ATGTCACGGCAGACAAGTTTCCACCTATGAGAGCGCTTCCATGCGACGCTTTAAGGACGGACGAGTGGACAACATTCGCTCTGCAACTCCAGAAGCCCTGGACTTTGTCAGAGCAATGAGTGATGGAAGCACAAGTGTAAGCAGTTCTG AGAAGATGGAGTTGTTACAAGGCGCCATAACAGCCCAGACTAAATATTCCACACTG GCTATCATGGGTATGGCCATAGACAATCACCTACTGGGATTACGTGAGATTGCACGTGAACTGAAGATCGACAAGCCAGAGATGTTCAAAAATGAAGCGTATCACATCAGTAATCACTTCCTTCTCTCTACAAGTCAG GTTCCAACCGCTGTTGAGATGTTCTGCTGCTACGGACCCGTGGTTCCAGACGGGTACGGGGTGTGCTACAACCCTCAGTCGGACCACTTCGTTTTCAGCGTGTCAAGCTTTCGGGAGAGTCCTCACACTTGTTCGTCAAAATTTGTAAACAGTCTGGAAAGGGGACTTTTAGACATGAGGGATCTGTGCCATAAAAGCAGCTCTAATCCACATGCGCCTAGACAGGCTAAAACCACGGAGACCTCCACCCAAAAGAAACCTGCTGACCTGAGCAAGAAACAGGGATCACAATGA